The genomic segment ACATTTGGAAATGTTAAACCAGTTAATTACTGAAGCTTGGCATACGGCACATGAGGATATTGCTGGCTTGCTTCAATATTTTCAATCAAATTCATCGGTAGAAAGTCTTTATAAAGCAGCAATAACAAAATTTGAGTATCTTCATTACACAAATGCCCTTGCCGTAAAATGTATCTGGGCCCTAGGTGATATTAATACGCCAGAGTCTAAAGAGAAATTAGAACTCTTAAGTAAATCAAAGGAAAAAGAAATGAAAAAGAATGCCTTACACCAATTAAAAAGAATCTCCATAAAAAAGTAGTATAAAATAATTTATGAAATATTCGAAAAAGCGACAGGTGATAAATCTCCAAAAGTTAACGATTACAAGAGAAACAAGAACAATTAAAAACACTACACGTAGTAAGATGACTGGCTTACAAAGAAGAGCAATTCATATAATGAAAAGAAAAAATAGGATCAGGGGGAATAGCCTGATGGAAAAAATAATAGAATTTCTCACGTGGGCTGAAGAAAAAGGATGGGAAGTTAAAAAACGGATCGATCGTGAACTAACATTGACGAATGAAATCGTTAATCGATATCCAGTAATACCAGAACAATTTGTTCAATTTCTTAACCTGGTAGATATTTGTGTAGCAGCAGACGAAAAATCTTGGTTTCTATGTGTAAACGATTATAACCGAGAAGTAGAATTAGCGTTTAGTTGGGATGAGTTTGAGAAAATAAGTTTAGAATCGGCGTCCGACGATGAATCGTGGAAACAAGAGATTACAAAATTTTGGGACAGGTATTTGCCCATAGCTTTATCTGTAAGAAATGGTTATACCTTTTATGCAATAGATCTCGGGAGTGAATTTGGTTCAATCGTATGCGGTTCTGAACCCGAATTTGAAGAAGTTGAACAAATTGCATCTTCGTTAAATCAGTTTTTAGATAAAATCATGAAGAATAGCGTGAATTTTTCATCATTTTAATCGAGCAGTATGAGGTGAGGCTATGTCATATGTAACCTTTGATTGTACACAGTTCATTTCATTTGATTCCGATAATGAAGCTGATGTTGCTGCATCTTTGAAAGAATTTGAAGTTACCAATCATTTTAAAGTGTTACCGAAAGATGAAATTTTGCCCAATAAGTTAGAGCATTTGAGACATTTTCTTCATTCAAGCGTTTTTGAAATAGTGAATCAAGAATTCATTGGGGAGTTTGACGAGTGGTTGGTAAGAGAGGAAGTACCAGTTGATATTCTAAGTTTCAGCCGCAATATTCAATTGTTCATGCAAAACAAGCATGTGCAGAATGCCACAGTAATCCTTGTTCGATACGCTAATGATCAAAAGAATGAAGATCGCATATTTGTTGGGGAATTTCATAAAGAGCATATTTTGGAAGGATTGTACCATGCTTCTTGTTTTGGAAACGCTGGAAATATTGTTGTTCTGAAAATGAAATCGAACGATTAGAGTCCTAACAGCCCCACCAAATAGTTTTCAATGAGTGGCAATCAGATCGACCCAGGCTTTTCCTGGTTTTTTGTGTTTTTCCCAAATCCCACACTTTCCCCTTACTTTTCACGAGGTTATCCCGAACATTCCCGCCGCTCGTACGGTACGATTTGTTTGTAAGAAACAATAGGAGAAAGGGAGTGTTCACACATGAAAAAAATGCTTTCCGTATCTGTAGTCGCAGCGAGCTTGCTGGTAACGAGTGCCGTAGGAGCTTTTGCGGCTGAGAAAGAAGGGAAAGTAGCAGGGTGGAAAAGCCTGCCTGAAGTTCAAGCGCTAAAAACATTGCAAATGGAGCAAAAAGCTCTGCAAGATAAACTGAAAGCACAATCGCAAATCAACCAACAGGCATGGGATGTTCTTTGGGGCGATGTGACGAGAGAAGTGCGCGAACAGGTAAAAAGTGCACTGGAAGAAACGAAGCCACTGCGCGAAGCAAACAAATCGCTGTCTGCTGAACTGAAAGAAGCGAAGAAAGCTAAGGATAAGGAAAAGGTAGCGAGCATTAAAGCTGAAATCGCTGCAAACCATACCGCCATCGAAGAAAAACTGGCGCATATCCAAACAGAATTGACCCAAGTCAAAGAGAAAAAAGCGTCCTTCAAAGAGATGAACCAAGAATTGAAGCCAATTCGCACAGAAAAGAAAGCGAACAAAGAGCAGGCGAAACAGCTGAAAACAAATGAGCAGAACACAGTGAAAGAAGCGAAGGAAGCATTCCAGGCCGGAGACAAGGAGCAAGCAGCTGCATCCTTGCAAGAGGCTGCTGATCTGTTGAAAGAACTAATCCAGGTACAAAGCGAGATTTTGGAGCAAAAGCAAGCGATTTCCGAGATTATTCAATAAGGAACGTCTACGAGAATAGTGACAGCCCGAATCCTGTTATTAACTAGACAGATGTTCCCCCTCACATAAGAGACAGAAAGCCCGTTGCACGCCAGCGGGCTTTTTTCATTCCCCAATTCGTCAAACTCCTATGAAGCATCTATAGTAAAATGGAAGATAAAGACATAGGGGAGGAGGAGTGTCGCATGGATATTCTAGAGAGAGCGGGTACGGTTGAGAGTAGAGAGGATATGGTTCAATTCATTTCTCATTTGGTTAAGGATTATCAGCAAAATAAAAAAGAGTGGGCGAATATATCACTTGAAGAGTTCCTTAGTGGGATGGAGTCATGGATTGAGGATTGTGATAATATGTTAGCTGATCTTGAAGGTGTAGACTGGAATTTGTTTGCTACCATTTTAATTGCAGGAAGCCGATATGAGTAAATGGAAAAGCCCTTGAAAACAAAATTTCAAGGGCCTTTGACGATATAAGGGTTATCCAGTTCATCTCCGAGATTATCCAGGTCACGCGTAATATTAATGATAATTAAGTATTTTGATTTGCCTTTATGCTTTCCCAAGTCCACAACTTGATGAACCTCGATTAGATCGTTTTCATACTCTTTCTGAGAGTAGCAGATTTCAATTAACGAGGATGAAAGGTCTGTGTTGTCCCAATTCGCTACTTCCAGTTCTACAAATACTTGATTTTTCTTTATGTTCATCTGGCTTCTCTCCCTTGCTTGATCTCAATTCATTCCTCTATGTTCCTATAAATGGTAGCATATATGGTTTTAAGATAAACTCGTTGGCTGATTGTTTAATTGGGGGATTTGGTAGTCCTGGACCGTTTTTTACTCGTACATGGGAGAATTGCGACGTAGCGCAAAAGAAAAAATGATATACTGGAAAAAATTAAGAGATGAACGGGGGACATAGCAATAAGTTGTTGCCGTAAGGATTATTTTAAAAGTACACAATATAATAAAAATGATCATGACAGAACAGGGAGGTTTCGAATTGGAACAGCAGCAACATCAAGAGCAATGGCAAGTGAACGTGCCTGAAAATGAGCGGGTCATGTCGGTCAAGGAATGGTTGATTACTTTTTTAATTATGATGGTGCCCGTGGTCAACCTCGTGATGTATTTTGTTTGGGCATTTGGCAGTGAAGGCAATCTAAACAGAAAGAATTGGGCAAAAGCGAACTTGCTGATCATAGGTGTTTGCATCGGGTTGTACTTGAGCGTCTTCTTTTTAATTCTGATGTTGGCATTCATTGGAGCAGCGGTTGAACAATAGGGAAACGGTGATATAGGCAAAAAACGTGGAGGGTGTAGAATGGATCACCAAACGTATGTGGAAGGAAGCATAGCGGAAAACGAAAAGGTCATGACAATGAAAGATTGGATACTCGTCTCGTTGTTCATGATGATTCCGATCGCGAATATTGTTTTGTTATTTATGTGGGCTTTTGGTTCAGATGGGAATCTGAATCGTAAAAACTGGTCAAAAGCTACCTTGTTGTTAATGGCCATTCTTTTGGGTTTATACTTCGTCATTGGTACGATCATCGCAATTATCACGTTTATTTTACTCGCCATGGAAGGGCAATAAGGGACGAAGCTAAGACGTCGATCAGGCATATTCCAACTCGAATCACCGGGGAGGAATATGCCTTTTTTTTACGCAGAGCATTACACCAGCTTTGCTTTTTTGACGTGCTTTTTCATCAACAGATTGCCGAAATAGCAGCCGAGCAATCCACCGACAAATGAAATCGAGCACATGATAAGAATCATGCTGGGGGTTTCAAAGTAATAGAGCATCGCAGAAAGCTGCTCGGGTGTATAGCTTTTTTCCAAGGTCGCAAGATACGATTCGCGGAAGAAAATAAGCGGGACAACCCCGCAAAGCGAATAGCCGACATAAAAAACAGAATAGCTGATCGCATTGCGCACAGGATTCAGATAAGAGCCTTTTCCCCATAGGATCAGTTCGCAGATGAGTCCGATAACAGCTAAGGTAAGTAAGTAATTCGCGTAGCCAAAACCGACAAAATACAATCCAGTCAAGACAGCTGTAAAAAATAAAGTCCCAGGCTTGGCGATTTTATTGGACATGACCATATAAATCGGACCGTTGAGTAGTGCGGTAAAGCCGCCAACCAGTAAATGAGAAACAACGGTAATAATCGGGGCAATCGTCATCAGTATCAGCATGACGACGTTAAAGATCGCGAGCGTAATAATATCCCGCATGGTCCATCTGCCGCTTTGGGCAGCTAATGATGTTTGGGCTTGCATGTAACATCCTCCCTCAGACATAAGTAGCCGATCTGCTTGACTCACACTCTCTACTTGCGATCCCCCTTTTGCAGGCATGCTGGAAAACAGGTTGCTAGTTGTACACACGGTTGTCAGTATAAGAACACAATATTGATAATGAGAATCGTTGTCAAAATAAAAAAAGCCCAAATTTCAATATTTTGGGATATTTTTCGAGCTTTTTCGCCTATTATCTCCGTGTTTTCCCGTTTTTCTTGAACAATCGCCAAAATATTACAGGTTGGAGGATTTGCAAAATAATCATTCTGGTGAACGTAGGACGAGATAATCAGGGATAATCGCGGAAATGTACCAGAAAACGGAAAAGGAGGGGATTGTATGTATTTGGCAATGGTACATGAGAATCATTATCATGTACGTTGTATCAAAGCGTTTCAGCAAGAGACGAAATGGAGGAGTACATATGAGCATGGATACGATAGCGAAATCATGGCTGCTTACTCAGCCGCAAGCTAAAGACAGCGTCCGCCTGTTTTGTTTTCCTTACGCAGGGGGAGGGGCCTCGATTTACAGGGGATGGGCACAGGCTTTTCCCAGTGATGTCGGTGTTTACCCGGTTCAGCTGCCAGGGAGGGAAAATAGAATTGCCGAGCGAGCGTACTCAGATATGGGAGAGCTGGTGGAAGAGCTGGCCCAAGTGATTCATCCGTATTTGGATCGCCCGTTTCTATTTTTCGGTCACAGTATGGGAACGCGAATTGCCTTTGAGCTGGCACGTGCCGTACAGAGCAAATGGGGACGTCTTCCGCTTGGCCTCATCGTTTCAGGAGGACGAGCTCCACACTTCCCGGAACCGAAGCCTATTTACCATTTGCCTGATGATGAATTTGTCGCAGCACTGCGACGCTTTTCCGGGACCCCAGAGGCGATCCTGCAAAGCAAGGAGCTCATGCAGTTGTTCATGCCGTTGTTGCGTGGGGACTTTACCCTCGACGAAACCTATGTGTATGCCGAGGAGCCTCCGTTGGATTGCCCAATTGCTGCGTATTGCGGGACAGAGGATCAGGAAGCCACGCAGGAAGAAATGGAGGCTTGGGCTAGTCATACAAGTGCCGGATTTACGTTTGAAATGGTAGACGGCGGACATTTTTTCCTGACGACGAACAAAGAGGTTCTCCTGCAATCTGTAACCAAAATGATCGGACAATACCGGAGTGCGGTAGCAGGAAAAGGGGAGCGCTAATGGGATGCAGCATATGCAGCAGGTGCGAATAACCCATTTGTCTGAGAGGACAAAATCAGCTCTGGAGGAATCGTCCTCTATGTTATTGGCTAAAGGGGAAGTGCATATTTGGCTGACGTTTGTGCAAGCATGGGAACACAGTATGCAGGAGCTGGTAGGCGATCTGTCTGCCGAAGAACTCGATAAACGGGCACGATTTCATTTCCACGCAGACAGGGAACGCTATGTTGTCGCACATGGACTGCTGAGAAAGATGACTGGACTGTACCAAGGGATTTCTCCTCGCGCGGTTCAATGGGAGTGCAATTCGAACGGGAAACCGCTTTTATGTGGAGCAGACAGTGATTCCGAAGCACTTTTTTTCAATCTGTCGCATTCGCATAAGCTTGTGGCGGTCGCTTTTTCACGCGATCGCCTTCTCGGCGTTGACGTGGAGCATTTGCGTCACATCCCGGAAATGGAACAGCTCATGAGCTACTTTCATCCTGTGGAGCGAGAGAGGATCTTGCGTTTACCCTTTGATGAGCGACAGCAGGCTTTTTTTGATTGCTGGACACGCACGGAGGCTTTTGTCAAAGCGACAGGGGAGGGCCTGAGTCGTCCACTCGATTCTTTTTTCATGGAAAAACAAGATGGCAGCTTCACGGTAAACGGAGATGGAATCAGGAGCGGGGAGTGGAAAGTTTACGGGTTTACGCCTGCCAGAGGCTATGCAGGAGCAGTTGCAATTGGGAGAGGCAGACCGTAAATCGGAGTACTTGAAACGAGAATCTTCTATTATACTGATAAACTTTATCGGGTTTAATGAGAGTATATAAGTGTGTAAGAATATGGAAATCCCATCGTGAGAAACGAAGAAATCTTGAGAAAACGGAAGATAATCTACCCTGTTTTTCCCAAATGTAGAAAAAACAGCTTGAAGATGAAATTGACAATGAGAATCACTATCAATATCTTGTTGTTAGACAAACCAACATGATGCGTACAACGACAAGGCAGTCTCTGCATGATCCGGCTTCGGGCGCAAAGAGTGACCCGCAGTTACACAGGAGGAGGACGGAATGAGAGTAAGTACGGAGTGGTATGAGCAAGCTGCAATAGCTTATGAACAGCGTGGTTTTTGGGAGCCGCTGACAATTGGGCAGCAATTGCGCAAATGGGCGGAACAGTACCAGAACAAAGAAGCGCTGGTGGAGGACGAGAAGAGGCTCACTTATAGCGAGCTCGACAGCAAGGTGGATGCGCTTGCTTCCGGTTTTTATCACATGGGAATTCAAAAAGGCGACAATGTAGCCGTCCAGCTACCAAATCGAATTTCTTTCGTACTGACTTGCTTTGCCCTGTTTCGCATCGGCGCTGTGCCGATTCTCGTATTGCCTGCCCACAGAGAGGCTGAATTGGACGGGATTTTTGCACTCGCGAGGCCTGTTGCCTACATCCTTCCAACGACGTTTCTCGGTTTTGATTACACGAAGATGGCAGAAGATTTAGTCAAAAGGCATGCGTCGGTTAAATTCGTCATGACGGATGGGGACAGTCCGATCGGGAGGAACTTGGCTGAGATAAGCGGACCGCCAATCGAGCTGGAAGCCCCTTCGTACAAAGACACTGCGTTATTGCTGTTGTCTGGCGGTACGACAGGGATACCCAAGCTGATTCCGAGAACCCACGCTGATTACGTCTACAATGCAAAAGCAACCGCAGCCCGTTGCCAACTGACAGAGCGAAGCGTCTATCTCGCAGTTTTGCCGATTGCGCATAATTTCCCTCTGTGCTGCCCAGGCATCTTAGGCACACTGTCCGTTGGCGGCAAGATCGTACTATGTAAAACTACCAGCTGCGACGAAGCTTTTCCGCTGATTGAGAAAGAACGCGTGACCATTACCGGCCTCGTGCCTTCGATCGTGCAAGTATGGCAGGAAGTGCTGGAATGGGATACAGAAAGCGACCTGTCGAGTCTCGAGGTTCTTCAGGTGGGAGGCTCCATGCTGGATGATAATCTCGCCAGCCGCATCACGCGAGAATGGAAATGCAAGCTCCAGCAAGTTTTCGGTATGGCCGAGGGGCTCATCTGCTGCACATCACTGGATGATCCTGAGTCGATCATTACCAGCTGCCAGGGGCGTCCGATTTCCGAAGGCGATGAAGTGCGAATCGTGGATGAGCATGGAAACGATGTCGCGCCAGGCGAATACGGAGAGCTAATTGTGCGGGGACCGTATACGATTCGCGGCTACTACAGAGCGGAGGAACAAAACCGCGAGAGCTTTACGCCCGATGGATTCTATCGCTCTGGGGACAAGGCGAGAATCACGCCAGAAGGAAATATTCAAATCGGTGGACGGATCAAAGAGCAAATCAACCGAGCGGGCGAAAAAATCATGCCGGCTGAAGTAGAGACGTACCTGCGCATGCACCCAGCCATTAAAGACGCGGCGCTGATTACACTTCCCGATCCAGTGCTGGGCGAGAAAAGCTGCGCATTTTTGATCACCGACGACGAGACGATCAGCTTGGCGGACGTCCATGCCTTCTTCCAGGAAAAAGGAGTGGCACGCTACAAAATGCCAGACCAAATCGAACGCATCGATTACTGGCCGCTAACCAGCGTCGGAAAAGTCAATAAAGCCAAGCTGAAAGAACTGGCGTTAGCGCCGAAATCAGAGACGAAGCCAGCGGAAATCGCTTATTTGGAAGAGACGTTTGCTTTTGCGGGTGATGCGCATATGGCAGCGGCACTGATTGCAGAGCGCAGCGGGTATGAAAACTACCTGCTCTATGAAAACGGAGATGAGCTGTCACTAGGAATGGGGATTCATGCGCTTCTCTACGTGGATGGTGCGCAGACTGCTTTGACTTATCGCAACGAGACTCTCCGTTTCGACAACAACGAGCTGAGTGAGACGCTCGAAAAAGCGATGGCACAGGTGCCGATTCAAAACTGGCGCGCTTATGGAACCGTCCATTTTGGCATGGCGCGTTATTATCAAGGCTTGCCGCTCATGCCAGAAGAGGATTGCTTGCTCAAGCTGTTTGTTCCTGAGGTCGAGTTGCGCTTCAACAAAGGCACAGTCCTATTGAGAGCCTTGCGTGAAGAGAAGCGGAGCGAATTTAGTCAACTGCTTCGGGAGCTGTCGATGAATACGCACGCAGAGCAACAGCTGACCCAAAGAGTGGACAAGCCAAAGCTGTCCGTCCCGCAAGCCGATACATACGACGCGGAAGCCTACATGCAAAACGTGGCCGAAGCGGTACGCGAGATTCAGGAACGCAAATCCCACAAGGTCATCTTGTCGAGAAAAATTCCGCTTGATCACGAGCTGGATCTGGTTGCGAGCTATATTGCTGGCAGACGAGTGAATACGCCAGCACGCTCTTTCCTTGTTAGTTTGGACGGTCTCGGTGCAGCTGGTTTTAGTCCGGAGACAGTTGTAGAAGTTGATAGCGACGGATGGGTGAGTACCTTCCCACTCGCGGGAACACGGGCAAAAGGCAGCAGTGAAGAAGAGGCCAGCAGGCTCAAGGAAGAGCTGCTGAATGACCCGAAGGAAATTGCCGAGCACGCTGTTTCCGTCAAGCTGGCATTCGAAGAGCTGAAAAGCGTTTGCGATTCAACAAGTATCGTCTTGAACGATTTTATGTCAGTAGCTAGCCGAGGAACGGTTCAGCATATCGCTTCTCGCTTGAAAGGGAAGCTGAAACAAGAATGCAATTCATGGGATGCCTTCCGCGCGTTGTTCCCGGCTGTTACCGCTTCGGGAATCCCGAAAAGAGAATCGATCGAGGCGATTGGCAGATTGGAGAATGTGCCACGAGGTCTGTACAGCGGGTGCGTCATGACTTTTGACAGCGACGGTGCCATGGATGCGGCTCTCGTGCTGCGAACGATTTATCAAAAGGACAACCAGGCTTGGCTGCATGCCGGAGCTGGTGTCGTCGAAATGTCTTTGCCGTCCAGAGAACTGGAAGAAACGCGTGAAAAGCTGAGCAGCTTCTCCAGGCAGCTGATTGGAAAAGAATAGGGGCTTGCACGAGAGAGGAGGGAACAAGGATGTCCAAAATGCTCAATGACAGTCTGACCGCAAGTCCCGCCGCTTCCTTGAGCTATGAGGAAATGAAGAGGCAAATTCAGGCGTTGTTGCCCGCGCCTGTCGCATTTTCCGATGATCAAAACCTGATCGAGCTGGGGCTGGATTCCTTGCAAATGATGAGGATGGTCAACAAATGGCGCAAGGAAGGCGCAAAGGTTACATTTGCCGAGCTGATCGGTGCTCCTACCTTGCGTGATTGGCAGGCGTTGCTGCAAAAAAGCAGCCCGTCGCTTCCACATGTGGACGAAAGGAAAACTGATGTGGAAGTAGAGGTGAATGTGCCCTTTCCACTCACCGATGTGCAATACGCTTACTGGATTGGACGCCAGGATGATCAGCCTCTCGGAGGAGTCGGGTGCCATGCGTACTTGGAAATTGATGGGGCGGGCGTGGAGCCGGATCGATTGGAAACAGCGTGGGGCAAACTGCTGATGCATCACCCGATGCTGCGGGCCAGATTTTTGGCGGATGGACAGCAAGAGGTGATGAGTGCCCCGAGGTCCACTGCCGTACCTGTCCATGATCTGCGGTCTTTTTCTGAGGACGAATTGGTGCGGGAGCTAGACGGTATACGGGAGCGGCTGTCTCATCGTCGTTTGGCGGTGGAAGCCGGAGAAGTAGCCGGTTTAGAGCTGAGCTTGTTGCCAGAAGGACGCACCCGCATCCATTTTGATCTGGATTTGCTGGTCGCTGACGTACAGAGTCTGCACATCGTATTGCGCGACTTGGCGGCAGCCTATGCACGAGACAGCAAGCCTCTTGCCCCGACCAATTGGAGCTTTGCCCATTATCTCGGGCAAGAGGCAGAGCGTCGGGCACAGGACAGACAGGAAGCTGCCCGTTATTGGCAGGAACGCCTATCCACATTGCCGGGAGCGCCAGGCTTGCCACTGAAGGAAAAGCCGGAAATGATCAAGTCGCCTGTTTTTACGCGACGGACGCATTTCATGAAGCCGGCCGAATGGGCTCTTTTGCAAAAACGATCCGCAGCTCAGCGGGTCACACCAGCAATGGTACTGTTGACGGCTTATGCAGAAGTACTGGATCGTTGGAGCACCCATTCGCAGTTTCTCATCAATATTCCGTTATTTGATCGCCAAACCGGAGACGCTGGCATCGAAGACGTCGTTGCCGATTTTACCAACCTGCTGCTGCTTGCGGTTGACATGCGGGAGCCATCTTCCTTCCTGGCGCGGGTGCAATCTGTCCAATCACAGTTTCATCAGGATGTAGCACATGCGGCTTATTCCGGGGTTCAGCTGCAGCGGGATATGGCTCGTGTCCGTCAAGGAGAGCGGGATTTTGCCCCTGTGGTGTTCGCGTGCAATTTGGGTACGCCGCTGATCAATGGCGAGTGCCGGGACACATTGGGCAAGCTCTCTTACATGATTTCACAAACGCCGCAAGTATGGCTCGATTTCCAGTCGTATGAAATGGACGGCGGGCTTCTGCTGGCGTGGGATGCGGTTGATCAGCTGTTTCCTGACGGGATGATTGACCAAATGTTCGGCGCTTTTTGCCAGCTGATGGACTCCTTGGTGACGGAGGACAATGACTGGCAAGCACCATCCGTGCTGCTTCCCGATTTGGAACAGAAGAGGAACCATCAGGCTGTAGACGATTCACAACCGCAATCGAGTCAATGCTTGCACAGTGCCTTTTTTGCCTATGCAAAAGAGAATCCGCACGAGCTGGCATTAATCGATAGTCATGCGTCCACTACTTTTTCATATGGCGAGTTAGCGACGTACGCTTTGCAGATTGCGGCGTATCTCCAAAAGCAAGGCGTTGAAGCAGGAGACCCTGTGGCGATCAGCCTGCCGCGTGGAATCGATCAGGTCGCTGCGGTTCTCGGTATCGTGGCACGAGGAGCTTGCTACGTCCCGATTGGAATGGGGCAGCCATCTACAAGGCGTGAGCGCATTCATCAAAAAGCGGGGATTCGCTATGTGCTTACGGATACGGAGCAGGCGCAAACACTGGAGTGGCCAAAAGACGCTGTTGTTCTGTCTGTTACAGATGCGTTGAATGTCTCGCCGCTTGCTGAACC from the Brevibacillus brevis genome contains:
- a CDS encoding SMI1/KNR4 family protein codes for the protein MEKIIEFLTWAEEKGWEVKKRIDRELTLTNEIVNRYPVIPEQFVQFLNLVDICVAADEKSWFLCVNDYNREVELAFSWDEFEKISLESASDDESWKQEITKFWDRYLPIALSVRNGYTFYAIDLGSEFGSIVCGSEPEFEEVEQIASSLNQFLDKIMKNSVNFSSF
- a CDS encoding DUF7660 family protein; the encoded protein is MDILERAGTVESREDMVQFISHLVKDYQQNKKEWANISLEEFLSGMESWIEDCDNMLADLEGVDWNLFATILIAGSRYE
- a CDS encoding MptD family putative ECF transporter S component, whose amino-acid sequence is MQAQTSLAAQSGRWTMRDIITLAIFNVVMLILMTIAPIITVVSHLLVGGFTALLNGPIYMVMSNKIAKPGTLFFTAVLTGLYFVGFGYANYLLTLAVIGLICELILWGKGSYLNPVRNAISYSVFYVGYSLCGVVPLIFFRESYLATLEKSYTPEQLSAMLYYFETPSMILIMCSISFVGGLLGCYFGNLLMKKHVKKAKLV
- a CDS encoding thioesterase II family protein, whose product is MSMDTIAKSWLLTQPQAKDSVRLFCFPYAGGGASIYRGWAQAFPSDVGVYPVQLPGRENRIAERAYSDMGELVEELAQVIHPYLDRPFLFFGHSMGTRIAFELARAVQSKWGRLPLGLIVSGGRAPHFPEPKPIYHLPDDEFVAALRRFSGTPEAILQSKELMQLFMPLLRGDFTLDETYVYAEEPPLDCPIAAYCGTEDQEATQEEMEAWASHTSAGFTFEMVDGGHFFLTTNKEVLLQSVTKMIGQYRSAVAGKGER
- a CDS encoding 4'-phosphopantetheinyl transferase family protein: MLLAKGEVHIWLTFVQAWEHSMQELVGDLSAEELDKRARFHFHADRERYVVAHGLLRKMTGLYQGISPRAVQWECNSNGKPLLCGADSDSEALFFNLSHSHKLVAVAFSRDRLLGVDVEHLRHIPEMEQLMSYFHPVERERILRLPFDERQQAFFDCWTRTEAFVKATGEGLSRPLDSFFMEKQDGSFTVNGDGIRSGEWKVYGFTPARGYAGAVAIGRGRP
- a CDS encoding salicylate synthase; amino-acid sequence: MRVSTEWYEQAAIAYEQRGFWEPLTIGQQLRKWAEQYQNKEALVEDEKRLTYSELDSKVDALASGFYHMGIQKGDNVAVQLPNRISFVLTCFALFRIGAVPILVLPAHREAELDGIFALARPVAYILPTTFLGFDYTKMAEDLVKRHASVKFVMTDGDSPIGRNLAEISGPPIELEAPSYKDTALLLLSGGTTGIPKLIPRTHADYVYNAKATAARCQLTERSVYLAVLPIAHNFPLCCPGILGTLSVGGKIVLCKTTSCDEAFPLIEKERVTITGLVPSIVQVWQEVLEWDTESDLSSLEVLQVGGSMLDDNLASRITREWKCKLQQVFGMAEGLICCTSLDDPESIITSCQGRPISEGDEVRIVDEHGNDVAPGEYGELIVRGPYTIRGYYRAEEQNRESFTPDGFYRSGDKARITPEGNIQIGGRIKEQINRAGEKIMPAEVETYLRMHPAIKDAALITLPDPVLGEKSCAFLITDDETISLADVHAFFQEKGVARYKMPDQIERIDYWPLTSVGKVNKAKLKELALAPKSETKPAEIAYLEETFAFAGDAHMAAALIAERSGYENYLLYENGDELSLGMGIHALLYVDGAQTALTYRNETLRFDNNELSETLEKAMAQVPIQNWRAYGTVHFGMARYYQGLPLMPEEDCLLKLFVPEVELRFNKGTVLLRALREEKRSEFSQLLRELSMNTHAEQQLTQRVDKPKLSVPQADTYDAEAYMQNVAEAVREIQERKSHKVILSRKIPLDHELDLVASYIAGRRVNTPARSFLVSLDGLGAAGFSPETVVEVDSDGWVSTFPLAGTRAKGSSEEEASRLKEELLNDPKEIAEHAVSVKLAFEELKSVCDSTSIVLNDFMSVASRGTVQHIASRLKGKLKQECNSWDAFRALFPAVTASGIPKRESIEAIGRLENVPRGLYSGCVMTFDSDGAMDAALVLRTIYQKDNQAWLHAGAGVVEMSLPSRELEETREKLSSFSRQLIGKE